A window from Streptomyces subrutilus encodes these proteins:
- a CDS encoding MFS transporter, which yields MDGDRSGWRPCLLAGAVFAVCMAGTTLPTPLYGLYQDKFGFSELTITVVYAVYAFGVIGVLLLAGNVSDAVGRRPVLLAGLGFAAASAVCFLCADSVGWLYAGRLLSGLSAGLFTGAATVFVLELAPPGGSSRATFVATAVNMGGLGCGPLLAGLLAQYAVWPLYLPFAVHLALVAASATVLLRLPETVRDLRPLRTARPQPPSLPRQVRPVFGPSAIASFVGFALFGVFTSVSPSFLAQSLHVGNHAVSGLVVALAFFASTAGQLLVGRVGVGRSLPLGCAVLFLALALLAGALYRDLLSLVVASALVAGIGQGLSFRGALSAVAGASPADRRAAVISALFVVAYTGISVPVIGVGVLVGPMGLEGAGLVFIACMAVLVSAAGAYLLRRPVRIGD from the coding sequence ATGGACGGTGATCGCTCCGGATGGCGCCCGTGCCTGCTCGCCGGGGCGGTGTTCGCCGTGTGCATGGCGGGCACCACGCTGCCGACCCCGCTCTACGGGCTCTACCAGGACAAGTTCGGCTTCTCCGAGCTGACCATCACCGTCGTGTACGCCGTGTACGCGTTCGGGGTCATCGGCGTGCTGCTGCTGGCCGGCAACGTCTCGGACGCCGTGGGCCGGCGGCCGGTGCTGCTGGCGGGCCTCGGTTTCGCGGCGGCGAGCGCCGTCTGCTTCCTGTGCGCCGACTCGGTGGGCTGGCTCTACGCCGGCCGGCTGCTGTCGGGCCTGTCCGCCGGGCTGTTCACGGGGGCGGCCACGGTGTTCGTGCTGGAGCTGGCGCCGCCCGGCGGCTCGTCGCGGGCCACGTTCGTGGCGACCGCCGTCAACATGGGCGGCCTCGGCTGCGGTCCGCTGCTCGCGGGCCTGCTCGCCCAGTACGCCGTCTGGCCGCTGTACCTGCCGTTCGCCGTGCACCTCGCCCTGGTGGCGGCCTCGGCCACGGTCCTGCTGCGGCTGCCCGAGACCGTACGGGATCTGCGTCCGCTGCGCACCGCGCGGCCGCAGCCGCCGTCGCTGCCCCGGCAGGTGCGGCCGGTGTTCGGGCCGTCGGCGATCGCCTCGTTCGTGGGGTTCGCGCTGTTCGGGGTGTTCACCTCGGTCAGCCCGAGCTTCCTGGCGCAGTCCCTGCACGTGGGCAACCACGCCGTGAGCGGACTGGTCGTCGCCCTGGCCTTCTTCGCGTCGACCGCCGGGCAGCTGCTGGTCGGCCGGGTCGGGGTGGGCCGGTCGCTGCCGCTGGGCTGCGCGGTGCTCTTCCTCGCGCTCGCGCTGCTGGCGGGCGCCCTGTACCGGGACCTGCTGTCGCTGGTGGTGGCGAGCGCGCTGGTCGCCGGGATCGGTCAGGGGCTGTCGTTCCGCGGCGCCCTGTCCGCGGTGGCCGGGGCCTCGCCGGCGGACCGGCGCGCGGCGGTGATCTCGGCGCTGTTCGTGGTGGCCTACACGGGCATCTCGGTGCCGGTGATCGGCGTGGGGGTGTTGGTGGGGCCGATGGGCCTGGAGGGCGCGGGGCTGGTGTTCATCGCGTGCATGGCCGTGCTGGTCTCCGCCGCGGGCGCCTACCTGCTGCGCCGTCCCGTACGCATCGGTGACTGA
- a CDS encoding MazG-like family protein: MSTPTPWDTISALADRFDASDTAKGLAPEESHILQVLKIGEEFGEAAQAVIGAKGTNPRKGHSHSWEDVHDEVCDVIITGMVALARMRPDAASYFTGQLALKSAKFLPAPERDAVAEGN; the protein is encoded by the coding sequence GTGAGCACGCCCACCCCCTGGGACACCATCAGCGCCCTGGCCGACCGCTTCGACGCCTCCGACACGGCGAAGGGCCTCGCGCCGGAGGAGAGCCACATCCTCCAAGTGCTCAAGATCGGCGAGGAGTTCGGCGAGGCGGCCCAGGCCGTCATCGGAGCCAAGGGCACCAACCCCCGCAAGGGCCACTCGCACAGCTGGGAGGACGTCCACGACGAGGTGTGCGACGTCATCATCACCGGCATGGTCGCCCTGGCCCGCATGCGCCCCGACGCGGCGTCGTACTTCACCGGTCAACTGGCCCTCAAATCGGCCAAGTTCCTGCCCGCCCCGGAACGGGATGCGGTCGCGGAGGGGAACTGA
- a CDS encoding MASE1 domain-containing protein, with amino-acid sequence MMRSEGLRRLYPAVLRILAVAAAYFAGGRIGLLQHVVIEGATVTPLWPPTGIAVTCLLVLGMRVWPGIGLGALLVIQSLSPLDVVGIGIAAGNTLAPVCACLLLRRVGFRLELDRFRDGAALVFLGGLAPMLISATVGAWMLESSDSLPDGGFWTVWWTWWAGDAMGVLVITPLLLVLRRARLPVDTYRWAEASALAVAAVGVTLLATRSGLALLFLVFPLLVWAALRFQLAGSAPCMLLVSVLAISAAIRQEGPFAHHTLIEGMANLQALNGSAALTSLLLSALVTEQNTIRSRIEQACLDLAEVVDQLSSGRATPRWPVDDQDRPRTNGG; translated from the coding sequence GTGATGCGATCCGAGGGCTTGCGACGTCTGTACCCGGCCGTGCTCCGGATCCTCGCCGTGGCCGCCGCCTACTTCGCGGGCGGCCGCATCGGGCTGCTCCAGCACGTGGTGATCGAGGGCGCCACCGTCACACCGCTCTGGCCGCCCACCGGCATCGCCGTCACCTGCCTGCTGGTGCTGGGGATGCGGGTGTGGCCCGGCATCGGGCTGGGAGCCCTGCTCGTGATCCAGTCGCTCAGCCCCCTCGACGTCGTGGGCATCGGCATCGCCGCCGGCAACACCCTCGCGCCCGTGTGCGCCTGCCTGCTGCTCCGGCGGGTCGGCTTCCGCCTCGAACTCGACCGGTTCCGGGACGGCGCCGCCCTGGTCTTCCTCGGCGGCCTCGCACCGATGCTGATCAGCGCCACCGTGGGCGCCTGGATGCTGGAGAGCAGTGACAGCCTGCCCGACGGCGGCTTCTGGACCGTGTGGTGGACCTGGTGGGCCGGCGACGCCATGGGCGTCCTGGTGATCACACCCCTGCTGCTGGTCCTGCGCAGGGCGCGCCTGCCCGTGGACACCTACCGCTGGGCCGAGGCGAGCGCCCTGGCGGTGGCGGCCGTGGGGGTCACCCTGCTGGCGACGCGGAGCGGGCTGGCACTGCTCTTCCTCGTCTTCCCGCTGCTGGTGTGGGCCGCCCTGCGCTTCCAGCTGGCCGGCAGCGCGCCCTGCATGCTCCTGGTGTCCGTACTGGCGATCTCGGCCGCCATCCGCCAGGAGGGGCCGTTCGCCCACCACACGCTCATCGAGGGGATGGCGAACCTCCAGGCGCTCAACGGCTCCGCGGCCCTGACCTCGCTGCTGCTGTCGGCGCTCGTGACCGAGCAGAACACCATCCGGTCGCGGATCGAGCAGGCGTGCCTGGACCTCGCCGAGGTCGTCGACCAGCTCTCGTCCGGGAGGGCGACGCCCCGCTGGCCCGTCGACGACCAGGACCGGCCCCGGACGAACGGCGGGTAG
- a CDS encoding DUF2264 domain-containing protein translates to MSGAEAHHASRGPGGRLLFGGARPRTRREFQEALLDLCRPFTAAAALEGRLEAVGHPGTVYPRRTARLELLARLLWGLASLAAGGPGFAGWAGVREQIAAGTDPGSAAHWGLPGPHDQRLVEAAALGFALALAPHEAWQPLAPAERRRPADWLGQAAAAAPVDNNWHLVPTLVRLGLAAVGESAAKPRRPGTARGEAATEAAFRRIDDFHLGDGWYADGPDGSPPDHYGPWAIHYYGLLHAGLGAIDGARAATVRARAAAFAPEHVHWFADDGAALAIGRSLTYRFAQGAFLGALAFAGTPAMPWGVLRGLWARHLRWWGGQPVRDGDGTLSVGHAYPNLLMSESYNGPGSPYGAFKAFLPLALPETHPFWSHPEEPPPAPASGECGRRTSAGRWRGRPSPPPGARTRTYASTPGWCRRGSGTYGSTG, encoded by the coding sequence GTGTCGGGCGCGGAGGCACACCACGCATCCCGGGGTCCCGGTGGACGGCTGCTCTTCGGCGGTGCGCGGCCCCGCACCCGCCGGGAGTTCCAGGAGGCCCTGCTCGACCTGTGCCGCCCCTTCACCGCCGCCGCCGCCCTGGAGGGCCGGCTGGAGGCGGTCGGCCATCCCGGCACCGTCTACCCGCGGCGCACCGCCCGCCTGGAACTGCTCGCCCGGCTGCTCTGGGGACTGGCGTCGCTCGCCGCGGGCGGCCCCGGTTTCGCGGGCTGGGCGGGCGTCCGGGAGCAGATCGCCGCCGGCACCGACCCGGGCTCCGCGGCCCACTGGGGCCTGCCCGGACCGCACGACCAGCGGCTGGTGGAGGCGGCGGCGCTGGGCTTCGCCCTCGCCCTGGCGCCCCACGAGGCGTGGCAGCCGCTGGCCCCCGCCGAACGCCGCCGGCCGGCCGACTGGCTGGGGCAGGCGGCCGCGGCCGCACCGGTGGACAACAACTGGCACCTCGTCCCGACGCTCGTACGGCTCGGTCTCGCGGCCGTGGGCGAGAGCGCTGCGAAACCCCGGCGCCCGGGGACGGCCCGGGGAGAGGCGGCCACCGAGGCGGCCTTCCGCCGGATCGACGACTTCCACCTCGGAGACGGCTGGTACGCCGACGGCCCCGACGGCAGCCCGCCGGACCACTACGGCCCCTGGGCCATCCACTACTACGGCCTCCTGCACGCCGGCCTCGGCGCGATCGACGGTGCGCGCGCCGCGACGGTGCGCGCACGGGCCGCGGCCTTCGCCCCCGAGCACGTCCACTGGTTCGCCGACGACGGAGCGGCCCTCGCCATCGGCCGCAGCCTCACCTACCGCTTCGCGCAGGGAGCCTTCCTCGGCGCCCTGGCGTTCGCGGGCACCCCCGCCATGCCGTGGGGCGTCCTGCGCGGGCTGTGGGCACGGCACCTGCGCTGGTGGGGCGGGCAGCCCGTGCGCGACGGGGACGGCACCCTCTCCGTGGGCCACGCCTATCCGAACCTCCTGATGAGCGAGTCGTACAACGGCCCCGGTTCCCCGTACGGGGCCTTCAAGGCCTTCCTGCCGCTGGCCCTGCCCGAGACCCACCCCTTCTGGTCCCACCCCGAGGAACCCCCGCCCGCACCCGCCAGTGGCGAGTGCGGGAGGAGAACGAGCGCGGGACGGTGGCGGGGACGGCCGTCACCGCCACCTGGAGCCCGTACCCGGACGTACGCGTCTACACCTGGCTGGTGCCGGCGGGGGAGTGGCACGTACGGATCCACCGGCTGA
- a CDS encoding SDR family oxidoreductase → MNTPTSAPALPAEGPVAIVTAAGSGIGRGIATELAAAGHRVSLLDIDPGIGGLAAELGGTATVGSLTAPDDLARLVDDTLARYGRIDAVVNGAGHARNDDLLKVSDQDWHDGLDMLLLSVVRMVRLVTPHMEAAGGGAFVNLSSYTAFEPMGLIPVNSALRAALTSFTKLYADQHAARGIRMNNLMPGYVDSWPEDPAFLAKIPAGRYATTAEIGRLARFLVSPDAAYINGESVRIDGGAARSL, encoded by the coding sequence GTGAACACCCCCACCAGCGCCCCGGCCCTCCCCGCCGAGGGGCCCGTCGCCATCGTCACCGCCGCCGGATCCGGTATCGGCCGCGGCATCGCCACCGAGCTCGCCGCCGCGGGACACCGCGTGTCGCTGCTCGACATCGACCCCGGCATCGGGGGGCTCGCCGCGGAGCTCGGCGGGACGGCCACCGTGGGTTCCCTCACCGCCCCGGACGACCTGGCCCGCCTCGTCGACGACACCTTGGCGCGGTACGGGCGCATCGACGCGGTGGTCAACGGCGCGGGGCACGCCCGCAACGACGACCTGCTCAAGGTCAGCGACCAGGACTGGCACGACGGCCTGGACATGCTGCTGCTCAGCGTGGTCCGGATGGTGCGGCTGGTGACCCCGCACATGGAAGCGGCCGGCGGTGGGGCCTTCGTGAACCTCTCCTCCTACACGGCCTTCGAGCCGATGGGCCTGATACCCGTCAACTCCGCCCTGCGCGCGGCCCTGACCTCGTTCACCAAGCTGTACGCCGACCAGCACGCGGCCCGCGGCATCCGCATGAACAACCTGATGCCGGGCTACGTCGACAGCTGGCCCGAGGACCCCGCCTTCCTGGCGAAGATCCCCGCCGGGCGCTACGCCACCACCGCGGAGATCGGCCGTCTCGCCCGCTTCCTCGTCTCGCCGGACGCCGCGTACATCAACGGCGAGTCCGTCCGCATCGACGGCGGCGCCGCCCGCTCCCTCTAG
- a CDS encoding phospholipase D-like domain-containing protein, whose amino-acid sequence MTDRELPLSGGTHETKTTTGPGTPDERIHRIRRRLERLIGIAATEGNSVRPLRNGDAIFAAMLDAIGSARHTVDMMTFVYWRGDIARKFAETLADRSRSGVRVRLLLDGFGSRLIEQELLDRMRDAGVEVAWFRKPLYLSPLKQNHRCHRKVLVIDEEVAFTGGVGIAEEWCGDARNPGEWRDTHVEVRGPAVDGIAAAFAQNWAECHDELFDERDRFNGHEPSGSAVVQVVRGSASFGWQDMQTLMRVILESAEERVRLATAYFAPDTYFIDLLCATARRGVAVEILLPGPHTDKRVCQLAGQHHYEALTACGVRIFHYQPTMMHAKIMTMDGVVSLIGSTNFNRRSLDHDEEVMLAVMDAEFTATLDGHYDEDLKHSEPISPARWKRRSVLQRAREAAVLPIRRYL is encoded by the coding sequence ATGACGGACCGAGAGCTGCCGCTCAGCGGCGGCACGCACGAAACGAAGACGACCACCGGCCCCGGCACCCCCGACGAGCGCATCCACCGCATACGCCGGCGTCTGGAGCGGCTCATCGGCATCGCGGCGACCGAGGGCAATTCCGTACGTCCGCTGCGCAACGGAGACGCGATCTTCGCCGCGATGCTGGACGCCATCGGCTCCGCCCGCCACACCGTGGACATGATGACCTTCGTGTACTGGCGGGGCGACATCGCGCGGAAGTTCGCCGAGACCCTGGCCGACCGGTCCCGGTCGGGGGTGCGGGTGCGGCTCCTGCTGGACGGTTTCGGCAGCCGCCTCATAGAGCAGGAGCTGCTGGACCGGATGCGCGACGCGGGAGTCGAGGTGGCCTGGTTCCGCAAGCCGCTCTACCTCTCGCCCCTCAAGCAGAACCACCGCTGCCACCGCAAGGTGCTCGTGATCGACGAGGAGGTCGCCTTCACCGGCGGCGTGGGCATCGCGGAGGAGTGGTGCGGTGACGCGCGCAATCCCGGCGAGTGGCGCGACACGCACGTGGAGGTGCGCGGCCCCGCCGTCGACGGCATCGCCGCGGCCTTCGCGCAGAACTGGGCCGAGTGCCACGACGAGCTCTTCGACGAGCGGGACCGCTTCAACGGCCACGAGCCGAGCGGGAGCGCCGTCGTACAGGTGGTCCGCGGTTCGGCCAGTTTCGGCTGGCAGGACATGCAGACGCTGATGCGGGTGATCCTGGAGTCGGCCGAGGAGCGGGTGCGCCTGGCGACGGCGTACTTCGCCCCGGACACGTACTTCATCGACCTGCTCTGCGCGACGGCCCGCCGTGGCGTCGCGGTCGAGATCCTGCTGCCCGGCCCGCACACGGACAAGCGGGTGTGCCAACTGGCCGGCCAGCACCACTACGAGGCGCTCACGGCGTGCGGCGTCCGCATCTTCCACTACCAGCCGACCATGATGCACGCCAAGATCATGACCATGGACGGGGTCGTCTCCCTGATCGGGTCGACGAACTTCAACCGGCGCTCGCTCGACCACGACGAAGAGGTCATGCTCGCCGTGATGGACGCGGAGTTCACGGCGACGCTCGACGGGCACTACGACGAGGACCTGAAGCACAGCGAGCCGATCAGCCCGGCCCGCTGGAAGCGGCGCTCCGTGCTGCAGCGCGCCCGGGAGGCGGCCGTGCTCCCGATCCGCCGCTACCTGTAG
- a CDS encoding DUF1330 domain-containing protein codes for MPAYGFAHLRSRRNHLEVIEYLESIQATLDPFAGRFVIHGPPAEVVEGEWPGSMVLIEFPGLAEARAWYGSPAYRAILRLRTEHIEGDLLLIEGVGPDYDPAERARTLRAEAGAAGPSAP; via the coding sequence ATGCCCGCCTACGGATTCGCCCATCTCCGCAGCCGACGGAACCACTTGGAGGTCATCGAGTACCTGGAGAGCATCCAGGCGACCCTCGACCCCTTCGCCGGCCGCTTCGTCATCCACGGTCCGCCGGCCGAGGTCGTGGAGGGCGAGTGGCCCGGGAGCATGGTGCTGATCGAGTTCCCCGGTCTGGCCGAGGCCCGTGCCTGGTACGGCTCTCCGGCCTACCGGGCCATCCTGCGCCTGCGGACCGAGCACATCGAGGGCGACCTGCTGCTGATCGAGGGCGTCGGGCCGGACTACGACCCGGCCGAGCGGGCCCGCACGCTGCGGGCGGAAGCCGGCGCAGCGGGGCCCTCGGCCCCGTAG